One Dreissena polymorpha isolate Duluth1 chromosome 9, UMN_Dpol_1.0, whole genome shotgun sequence genomic window carries:
- the LOC127846348 gene encoding FMRFamide receptor-like — translation VITKPYSIVVSSSSSSSRSPMPVSELNLKVNISVGNEYLQDNGHTQLMFIFWGVIIPIIGVIGFIGNILTLIVLFNREMTSTTVYFLRTLVVTDTGIIVGFDAHAHASKKIVAYSNSKRE, via the exons GTTATTACAAAACCGTattcaa tagtagttagtagtagtagtagtagtagt AGGTCACCAATGCCTGTCTCCGAGTTAAATCTTAAAGTGAACATCTCCGTTGGCAATGAGTACCTGCAGGACAATGGCCATACGCAGCTCATGTTCATCTTCTGGGGCGTCATCATACCCATCATCGGCGTTATTGGCTTCATCGGAAACATACTAACACTCATTGTCCTCTTCAATAGGGAAATGACGTCCACTACAGTGTATTTCTTGCGAACACTTGTTGTCACAGACACCGGGATTATCGTCGGAT TTGACGCGCATGCGCATGCGTCGAAGAAGATCGTTGCCTACTCCAACTCCAAACGAGAATAG